The proteins below are encoded in one region of Clostridium estertheticum:
- a CDS encoding HIT family protein: MSECIFCNINESEIIVENRYAVAILDHFPVNNGHCLIITKRHFANFFEATEEEIKAIYKLLHEVKEMFDIQYEPAGYNIGINVGTYAGQTINHLHVHLIPRYIGDVDDPRGGVRNLKKSLVEYDG, translated from the coding sequence ATGTCAGAATGTATATTTTGCAATATCAATGAATCCGAAATAATAGTAGAAAACAGGTATGCAGTTGCAATACTTGATCATTTCCCAGTAAATAATGGTCATTGTTTAATAATAACAAAAAGGCATTTTGCTAACTTTTTTGAGGCGACAGAGGAAGAGATTAAAGCAATATACAAATTACTGCATGAGGTAAAAGAGATGTTTGATATTCAATATGAACCAGCGGGATATAATATAGGTATTAATGTAGGAACATACGCGGGGCAAACTATAAACCATTTGCATGTGCATTTAATTCCTAGATATATAGGAGATGTGGATGACCCAAGAGGTGGAGTAAGAAATTTAAAAAAGTCTTTGGTTGAGTATGATGGATAG
- a CDS encoding YjbE family putative metal transport protein (Members of this highly hydrophobic protein family,regularly are found preceded by the yybP-ykoY manganese riboswitch (see RF00080). A metal cation transport function is proposed.) — MVFIIGVLQITILDLTLSGDNIGVIALATKNLSPKFAKKASFIGIAGAIGLRVLFACVITQIMAIQWLPIKLVGGLVLVKITWDFIKPQTKEVECDVKKADKFWGAVAVIIIADISMSLDNVIAIASTADGNVLLIVIGILINIPIIFYGSRFVANLMKDHPIVIFLGGAILAHTSFKMILEDNITIKYLGLSNTVSVIIPWVFAIGILLYGYLVIKRAEKEKTAFGHNT, encoded by the coding sequence ATGGTTTTTATAATAGGAGTACTGCAAATTACAATACTTGATTTAACATTATCTGGTGATAATATAGGTGTTATAGCACTAGCAACAAAAAATCTATCACCTAAATTTGCGAAGAAAGCTAGTTTTATAGGAATAGCCGGAGCTATAGGATTAAGAGTATTATTTGCCTGTGTCATTACTCAAATAATGGCTATACAGTGGTTGCCGATTAAGTTAGTTGGTGGACTTGTTTTAGTAAAAATAACATGGGACTTTATTAAGCCTCAGACTAAAGAAGTAGAGTGTGACGTAAAAAAAGCAGATAAATTTTGGGGAGCTGTAGCTGTAATTATCATTGCGGATATTAGTATGAGTCTTGATAATGTAATTGCAATAGCAAGTACAGCAGATGGCAATGTTTTACTAATTGTTATCGGTATTTTGATAAACATACCAATAATTTTTTACGGAAGTCGATTTGTTGCAAACTTAATGAAAGATCACCCTATTGTTATATTCTTAGGTGGTGCAATATTAGCTCACACCTCATTTAAAATGATACTCGAGGATAATATAACAATAAAATATTTAGGCCTTTCAAATACAGTTTCAGTGATAATTCCATGGGTTTTTGCCATTGGCATATTGTTGTATGGATACTTAGTAATAAAAAGAGCGGAAAAAGAAAAAACAGCTTTTGGACATAATACATAA